In Marasmius oreades isolate 03SP1 chromosome 3, whole genome shotgun sequence, a single window of DNA contains:
- a CDS encoding uncharacterized protein (antiSMASH:Cluster_3.6) has product MPSSRLIPGRFPAPNTSPIADRIRERRGARGLTPLDGALLHVPPVADGWNSLLGAIRTQGKLSDDVRELMILRVAAINGAAFEWIHHEHVGRDHGLTTSQLYVIRDTLYLPPSLNTTLSPLQSAALAFAHHSTQSVQVPPSVTQALKDALRASATSEDDVQDLLVEAAAITATYNMVSRFLVSLDVAAMSDNAVPWPADRSEYKVPLASGDGHTYVVTYITHPDAPWIVCCNSLLTNVGMWDWALPYLLQPQEGEGNKLLLGRYRTFNILLHDQRGHGSSTASTSAPSTIPILASDISHVLDYLKIPTPIHSVIGVSQGGATALAFGASHPNLARSVVACDTSARTPTGNKQAWTERIELASRGGVDDEGIGKNMRELGWATVGRWFPDPSPCAPGRKEEGIGHRRTRSEVIMEQMMMKTTLDGFKLGANALMEFDLFEGPSPILASTVPTLLVAGSLDGNGKVAEGMANLQNTWKQKGGRVELELIEGAGHLPMVDKTEDWWRVVQQFLQQF; this is encoded by the exons ATGCCATCCTCCCGCCTCATCCCAGGTCGTTTCCCCGCTCCAAACACATCACCTATTGCAGATCGTATACGCGAACGTCGCGGTGCTCGTGGGCTCACACCTCTCGACGGAGCACTTTTGCATGTTCCCCCAGTTGCAGATGGATGGAATTCTCTTCTGGGAGCAATCAGAACGCAGGGAAAGCTTTCAGATGATGTTAGGGAGCTCATG ATACTTCGAGTAGCAGCAATCAACGGAGCAGCATTTGAATGGATTCACCACGAGCATGTCGGTCGTGATCACGGCCTGACCACTTCACAGTTATACGTCATTCGGGATACCTTGTACTTGCCTCCCAGCTTGAACACCACTCTGTCACCACTACAATCTGCCGCTCTAGCTTTCGCTCATCATAGCACGCAATCGGTGCAAGTCCCTCCGAGCGTTACACAGGCATTGAAGGATGCCCTTCGTGCAAGCGCTACTTCCGAAGATGATGTCCAAGATCTTCTGGTAGAGGCAGCTGCTATTACGGCCACTTATAACATGGTTTCCCGCTTTTTGGTCTCTCTTGACGTAGCGGCAATGTCAGATAATGCCGTGCCATGGCCCGCAGATCGTAGTGAATACAAGGTTCCTCTCGCTAGTGGGGACGGGCACACATACGTCGTAACATACATTACGCATCCCGATGCGCCATGGATCGTCTGTTGCAATTCATTACTCACTAATGTTGGCATGTGGGATTGGGCACTTCCATACTTATTGCAACCtcaggaaggggaaggaaacaaGTTACTTCTGGGAAGGTATAGGACGTTTAATATTCTCTTACACGATCAG CGTGGACACGGTTCTTCAACGGCTAGCACCTCCGCCCCAAGCACGATCCCCATACTCGCGAGTGACATCTCACACGTACTTGACTATCTTAAGATTCCTACTCCTATCCATAGTGTTATTGGAGTTTCTCAAGGTGGAGCTACGGCCCTTGCTTTTGGTGCTTCCCATCCCAACCTAGCTCGGTCAGTGGTTGCATGTGATACATCCGCACGGACACCTACAGGAAACAAACAAGCTTGGACCGAACGAATTGAGCTAGCTTCGCGGGGTGGTGTCGATGATGAAGGTATTGGAAAGAATATGCGGGAGTTGGGGTGGGCTACTGTTGGGAGGTGGTTTCCTGATCCAAGTCCTTGTGCTCCtggaagaaaggaagaaggtATCGGACATCGAAGGACGCGGAGCGAGGTTATTATGGAGCAAATGATGATGAAAACGACTTTGGACGGATTTAAGCTGGGGGCGAATGCATTGATGGAGTTTGATTTATTTGAAG GCCCCAGTCCTATACTTGCTAGTACCGTCCCTACGCTGTTAGTTGCGGGATCGCTGGACGGAAATGGAAAGGTCGCGGAGGGAATGGCTAACCTTCAGAACACTTGGAAACAGAAGGGAGGTCGAGTTGAACTCGAGTTAATTGAAGGCGCTGGACATCTTCCGATGGTCGATAAAACGGAAGACTGGTGGAGAGTCGTTCAGCAGTTCTTACAGCAGTTTTGA
- a CDS encoding uncharacterized protein (BUSCO:EOG092600W1), producing the protein MARGRGSFGLSAVRGGNTRFRGGFRGRGGRGRGGFSKRSDGLRREEDGTHLAERFERVKLNDEIDEKLGFPGVQEGVVREGWLVNMHPTTIKDPDWPGGKSAVEYYFIQDDGSMFKSAFVYEPYFQIACKPGMENIIEEWLNKKYESLIVRISRERKEDLKLPNHLMGHRRLYLQLCFRNITDLLTVRRDIMPLALANSAKRNAVDAYAEVVNATSGAASMDISIDDESLWSGMRTAVSAHTVASREDPREGIVDIREYDVPYYLRVAIDNDIRVGLWYAVTFTAGQPTFRHLPDRVKRADPVVMAFDIETTKAPLKFPDQSIDQVMMISYMVDGQGYLVTNREIVSEDIEDFEYTPKEGYEGPFMIFNEPDEAATIKRFFTHIQEVKPTVIATFNGDFFDFPFLDARAKVNGIDMFFETGFSIDSEDEYKSRTCVHMDCFRWVKRDSYLPQGSQGLKAVTTAKLGYNPIELDPELMTPYAMEQPQVLAQYSVSDAVATYYLYMKYVHPFIFSLCNIIPLNPDEVLRKGSGTLCETLLMVEAYKGHIIMPNKHEEEHGNFYDGHLLASETYVGGHVEALEAGVFRSDIPTDFKITPSAVEKLIGDLDAALTFCIVEESKASLDDVTNYDQVKSDIRAALETLRDNPKRTDNPLIYHLDVAAMYPNIMLSNRLQPDSMVDESVCAVCDYNRPGKTCDRRLEWAWRGEFFPAHRDEYNMIRHALNQESFPPKRPGGPERRYTDLTPAEQTALMHKRLGDYSRKVYKKTKDTKVERRESIVCQRENPFYVDTVRRFRDRRYEYKGLLKTWKKNLDNVVSEGRSIAEIDEAKKMVVIYDSLQLAHKCILNSFYGYVMRKGARWHSMEMAGITCLTGATIIQMARALVEQIGRPLELDTDGIWCMLPGIFPENYKFELRNGKAIGFSYPCTMLNHLVHDQFTNHQYHDLDPETRLYEVHSENSIFFELDGPYKAMILPSSKEEDKLLKKRYAVFNDDGSLAELKGFEVKRRGELQLIKIFQSQLFEKFLLGTTTEECYAAVAEVADQWLDVLFSKAIDLSDEELVDLIAENRSMSKTLAEYGGQKSTSISTARRLAEFLGNQMVKDKGLACKFIISARPIGAPVTERAVPVAIFSAEESIKRSYLRKWLKDNSLVDFDLRSILDWQYYIERLGSVIQKLITIPAAMQKVANPVPRIHHPDWLHRRVANAVDKFKQNKLTDFFKPAGMLDGSEDHIHDIEDDTGTSHLPRVRLAPLERKFIRQSTPEPEEDEALTKPPPDPYINYSAWIKAMRPRWRLRQQGERTSAVVPAMFNNVKVRTNKRWDIVQLRPSSTPGRYILWLSVDSELIPVPLRIPREFYIHMRQPKESMFRPEFYSFEQVSRSLPRELPCLNLYKITVREDIYQEMREHFIDLASDPNVDGVFELQIPLVVRALMKLGRTCETRDITMSLNRAQNVGFDLRQLDSPMTSATPRQYLSGGKGGHYVFLYHAFSAASPLHVFALFFPTGAVKLHIVDPNTRRQPIPRLSETYIDLRNHQQQSYGKSRSINYPESREFNTTYHSTETTALKAVSRELGLHENKSCTVVLSSSKDDSYFDIHLPKLANFPVLSLSKAKSAHTLDVFPWQSHVARKMLARYLSLGSWLDRLHALAEYFDIPIGHIEGDQPLLTSDITFARRLVQQDMVLWWSPSDRPDLGGLEDDRRHMEDLPNTEFVVPGVYPNVCLEITIRNLAVNSVIHSVVVNELEGSGGTTAFDSVSKTINEYADGGGQRDLTLGESNVSSHTFSILKNMVKTWLLDRIQSNEQSPATLSIDHFWRWVSSSTSNMYDTSIHRFVHALMRKTFIQLLAEFKRLGSQVIYGDLSKILLATSKPPGTAHAYATYINTAVTSHELFQHVYLRTERFYDYLVFMDQANMGGILCEDPLALEPPNELSVEMHWNISEFLPPATQKYFHSVVQYFIVELFLLRQKANETVRLPLRALGNVGLPEATQQDLHQKSEMDTIREFISRKLTRKMLKTVGNIVDRHREATMMNDSEDLHGEFEFPVLPGSHLHLTSPPLEFVKFTCAVFHLATEYQVEVGLLKRNALDFVGVREFADAAKFRNPCEPLKLANVPCKNCDALKDFDFCRDSDLFPVSSLDGHRARWTCSSCSGEYDRVAIEMTLIGMVYNLERTFAQQDLRCAKCKQVRSDNVSRWCHCSGAYQLTLSKADVKRRLKTIVNVAIVHGLGRLKDCAQAMLADW; encoded by the exons ATGGCTCGAGGACGTGGTTCATTCGGATTATCGGCGGTTCGTGGAGGAAACACAAGGTTTCGCGGTGGATTTCGTGGACGCGGTGGTCGTGGACGAGGAGGATTCTCCAAAAGAAGTGATGGGCTCAGACGCGAAGAGGATGGGACACATCTCGCTGAAAGATTTGAGAGGGTCAAACTGAATGACGAAATTGACGAAAAACTTGGCTTTCCAGGCGTGCAAGAAGGCGTGGTACGAGAAGGGTGGTTGGTTAATATGCACCCG ACAACAATAAAAGACCCAGACTGGCCTGGGGGTAAATCAGCAGTAGAATACTATTTTATTCAAGATGACGGTTCCATGTTCAAGTCTGCCTTCGTGTATGAGCCGTACTTCCAGATCGCGTGCAAA CCAGGCATGGAGAACAtcattgaagagtggctgaATAAAAAGTATGAAAGTCTCATCGTCCGCATTTCTcgggaaaggaaggaagaccTCAAACTACCTAACCATCTCATGGGCCATCGCCGTCTCTATCTTCAACTATGCTTCCGGAATATCACCGATCTGCTCACGGTGCGTCGCGATATAATGCCTCTCGCACTTGCGAACAGTGCCAAGCGGAATGCAGTGGACGCCTATGCAGAAGTAGTGAACGCAACGAGCGGTGCGGCGAGTATGGATATATCTATTGACGATGAATCATTATGGTCGGGAATGAGGACGGCAGTTTCAGCTCATACAGTAGCCTCACGCGAGGACCCTCGCGAAGgaatcgtcgacatccgggAGTACGATGTCCCGTATTATCTACGAGTCGCTATCGACAACGACATTCGGGTGGGGCTCTGGTATGCAGTGACTTTCACTGCTGGGCAACCAACGTTCAGGCACCTTCCAGATCGTGTTAAGCGTGCTGACCCCGTTGTGATGGCgttcgacattgaaaccacCAAGGCTCCTCTCAAATTTCCTGATCAATCCATTGACCAGGTTATGATGATCTCGTACATGGTTGACGGACAAGGCTACCTCGTTACCAATCGGGAGATAGTTAGCGAGGATATAGAGGACTTCGAATATACACCAAAGGAGGGTTACGAAGGCCCATTTATGATCTTCAATGAACCTGATGAG GCCGCAACCATAAAACGATTCTTCACCCATATCCAAGAGGTCAAACCGACCGTTATTGCGACGTTCAACGGAGATTTCTTTGATTTCCCTTTCCTGGACGCACGCGCGAAGGTCAATGGGATCGATATGTTTTTTGAGACAGGATTCTCGAtagattctgaagatgaATACAAATCCCGAACATGCGTTCATATGGACTGCTTCCGCTGGGTGAAGCGAGATTCGTATCTTCCTCAAGGGAGTCAAGGTTTGAAGGCGGTCACTACCGCGAAGCTAGGATATAACCCCATCGAACTTGATCCTGAGCTCATGACACC GTATGCGATGGAGCAACCTCAAGTTCTTGCACAGTATTCCGTTTCCGATGCTGTTGCTACGTACTATCTCTACATGAAATATGTCCACCCGTTCATATTTTCCCTCTGCAACATCATCCCTCTCAATCCCGATGAGGTTCTCCGGAAGGGAAGTGGAACGCTTTGCGAGACGTTGTTAATG GTGGAAGCCTACAAAGGTCATATCATCATGCCCAATAAGCATGAGGAAGAGCATGGCAATTTCTATGATGGCCATCTCTTGGCCTCGGAAACCTACGTGGGAGGACATGTTGAGGCCCTGGAAGCTGGTGTCTTCAGGAGTGATATTCCTACGGACTTCAAGATAACTCCATCAGCGGTTGAGAAG TTGATCGGTGACTTGGATGCCGCATTAACCTTCTGTATCGTCGAAGAGTCCAAAGCGTCTTTGGACGATGTCACCAACTACGACCAAGTCAAGTCGGATATCCGGGCTGCTCTTGAGACACTACGCGACAACCCGAAACGAACCGACAACCCGCTTATTTATCATCTCGATGTCGCTGCTATGTATCCCAACATCATGTTATCGAATCGTCTGCAGCCTGACTCGATGGTCGACGAGTCTGTCTGTGCAGTCTGTGACTACAATCGCCCAGGTAAAACTTGCGATCGACGATTGGAATGGGCCTGGAGAGGAGAATTCTTCCCAGCTCATCGTGACGAGTATAATATGATTCGACACGCTTTGAATCAAGAGTCTTTCCCGCCGAAACGGCCTGGCGGTCCAGAACGACGATATACCGACCTCACACCTGCTGAACAGACGGCGTTGATGCACAAACGACTGGGTGACTATTCTCGGAAGGTTTACAAAAAGACGAAAGACACGAAAGTGGAGAGAAGGGAGTCGATTGTATGCCAACGGGAGAATCCCTTCTATGTCGATACTGTGCGCCGTTTTCGTGACCGCAGATACGAGTACAAGGGCCTACTCAAGACTTGGAAGAAAAACTTGGATAACGTGGTCAGCGAAGGTCGCTCAATAGCGGAAATTGACGAAGCCAAGAAGATGGTTGTCATCTACGACTCGCTTCAGCTTGCACACAAATGTATTCTCAACTCCTTTTATGGATACGTGATGCGAAAGGGCGCTCGCTGGCATTCGATGGAGATGGCAGGGATCACCTGTCTGACTGGTGCTACTATCATCCAGATGGCACGGGCACTCGTTGAGCAAATCGGCCGTCCCCTTGAGTTGGACACAGATGGCATATGGTGCATGCTCCCTGGAATATTTCCGGAGAACTACAAGTTCGAGCTTAGGAATGGCAAGGCTATTGGATTTTCCTACCCTTGCACAATGCTCAATCACCTCGTCCACGACCAGTTCACCAATCATCAATACCATGATCTTGATCCTGAAACACGCCTTTACGAAGTCCACAGTGAGAATTCAATTTTCTTCGAGCTCGATGGCCCATACAAAGCCATGATTCTGCCTTCATCAAAAGAGGAAGACAAACTGTTGAAGAAACGTTATGCCGTCTTCAATGATGACGGTTCTCTAGCCGAATTGAAAGGTTTTGAGGTGAAGCGTCGGGGCGAGCTGCAGCTCATCAAGATCTTTCAGTCGCAACTATTCGAGAAGTTCCTTCTCGGAACCACGACAGAGGAGTGTTATGCTGCTGTTGCAGAAGTGGCTGATCAGTGGCTCGATGTACTGTTTAGTAAAGCCATTGACCTTTCGGATGAGGAGCTTGTCGATCTCATCGCTGAAAATCGAAGCATGTCAAAAACATTGGCGGAATATGGAGGACAGAAATCGACATCGATAAGCACGGCTCGGCGTCTGGCTGAGTTTCTCGGAAACCAAATGGTCAAGGACAAAGGTCTCGCATGCAAATTCATTATTTCAGCGCGACCGATTGGTGCTCCTGTTACTGAGCGCGCAGTTCCTGTTGCGATATTTTCTGCTGAAGAGAGCATCAAGCGAAGCTATCTCCGGAAATGGCTGAAGGACAACAGTCTTGTTGACTTTGATCTCCGGTCTATCTTGGATTGGCAGTACTACATAGAGCGTCTTGGCTCAGTCATCCAAAAACTGATTACCATCCCCGCTGCGATGCAGAAGGTTGCGAACCCTGTACCTCGAATCCACCATCCCGACTGGTTACACAGGCGTGTTGCCAACGCCGTGGACAAATTCAAGCAAAACAAACTAACAGACTTTTTCAAACCCGCTGGCATGCTAGATGGCTCTGAAGACCATATCCATGATATCGAAGATGACACTGGTACTTCCCATTTGCCTAGAGTTCGACTCGCACCGCTTGAGCGAAAGTTTATTCGCCAATCAACGCCAGAAccagaagaggatgaggccCTTACGAAACCTCCCCCGGATCCATACATCAATTACTCTGCATGGATCAAAGCCATGAGACCGCGATGGAGATTAAGGCAGCAGGGCGAACGCACGTCAGCGGTTGTACCTGCTATGTTTAACAATGTGAAAGTCCGCACCAATAAGAGGTGGGATATCGTCCAGCTTCGCCCTAGCAGCACTCCAGGTCGCTATATCCTATGGTTATCCGTGGATTCCGAATTGATACCTGTTCCCTTACGTATCCCAAGGGAGTTCTACATCCACATGCGTCAACCAAAGGAAAGCATGTTTCGACCGGAATTCTATTCCTTTGAGCAAGTTTCCCGCAGTCTGCCTCGGGAGCTACCTTGCTTAAACTTGTACAAAATTACGGTTCGCGAAGACATCTATCAAGAGATGCGAGAACATTTCATTGACCTCGCTAGCGATCCAAATGTTGACGGAGTGTTCGAATTACAG ATACCACTGGTTGTTCGGGCGCTTATGAAACTCGGGCGCACTTGTGAAACTCGGGATATCACGATGTCTCTAAATCGGGCGCAGAACGTCGGTTTTGATTTACGACAACTTGATAGCCCAATGACATCCGCAACCCCACGCCAGTATCTCAGTGGTGGCAAGGGCGGGCACTACGTTTTCTTGTATCATGCGTTTTCGGCGGCCTCACCGCTCCACGTGTTTGCCCTTTTTTTCCCAACTGGGGCAGTCAAGCTTCACATCGTTGATCCCAACACTCGAAGGCAACCTATACCTCGCCTCTCGGAGACTTACATTGATTTGCGAAATCACCAACAGCAGAGTTACGGAAAAAGTCGAAGTATTAACTACCCCGAATCGCGAGAATTCAATACCACATATCACTCTACGGAAACGACAGCTTTGAAGGCTGTATCTCGAGAACTGGGTTTACACGAAAACAAATCCTGTACCGTTGTCCTTTCTTCTAGCAAAGACGACTCCTATTTCGATATCCATCTACCCAAGCTTGCCAATTTCCCTGTCCTCTCATTGTCGAAAGCAAAATCAGCCCATACCTTAGATGTTTTTCCGTGGCAGTCACACGTAGCACGAAAAATGCTTGCCCGCTATCTCTCGCTTGGGTCATGGCTGGATAGGTTGCATGCGCTAGCCGAATACTTCGATATCCCCATTGGACATATAGAAGGCGACCAACCTCTGTTGACATCTGATATCACATTTGCCCGCCGACTTGTCCAACAGGATATGGTATTATGGTGGTCCCCCAGCGATCGCCCCGATTTAGGTGGACTCGAGGATGACAGGCGTCACATGGAAGATCTCCCTAACACTGAATTTGTGGTACCCGGGGTGTATCCCAACGTCTGCCTTGAAATAACGATTCGAAATCTAGCCGTTAATTCCGTGATTCATTCAGTGGTAGTGAATGAGTTGGAAGGAAGTGGCGGAACTACGGCATTTGACTCCGTCTCAAAGACAATCAATGAGTATGCAGACGGAGGGGGACAACGTGATCTCACACTTGGAGAATCAAACGTTTCCTCGCATACATTCAGTATCCTGAAGAACATGGTCAAGACATGGCTTCTGGACCGGATTCAGAGTAATGAACAAAGTCCGGCCACCCTGTCGATTGATCACTTCTGGCGTTGGGTTAGTTCGAGTACCTCTAACATGTACGACACCAGCATCCACCGGTTTGTCCATGCCCTCATGCGCAAAACGTTTATTCAACTGCTTGCCGAGTTCAAACGCTTAGGATCTCAAGTCATTTATGGGGACTTGAGCAAGATATTGCTCGCTACGTCCAAACCGCCAGGCACTGCACATGCTTATGCGACCTACATCAACACCGCTGTCACCTCACACGAATTGTTCCAGCATGTGTATCTACGCACAGAGCGATTCTATGATTACTTGGTCTTTATGGACCAAGCGAATATGGGCGGAATTTTATGTGAGGATCCGCTTGCACTCGAGCCGCCTAATGAACTGTCTGTTGAAATGCATTGGAACATTTCCGAGTTCCTTCCTCCAGCAACCCAGAAATACTTCCATTCCGTGGTGCAATACTTCATCGTCgaacttttcctcctccgtCAAAAAGCCAACGAGACTGTGAGGTTACCTCTACGAGCGCTTGGAAACGTGGGTCTCCCTGAAGCTACACAGCAGGATCTACATCAAAAGAGCGAAATGGACACTATAAGAGAGTTTATCTCGCGTAAGCTTACACGCAAGATGCTCAAGACTGTCGGAAACATTGTTGACCGCCATCGGGAAGCTACGATGATGAACGACTCGGAAGATTTACATGGCGAATTCGAGTTCCCTGTGCTTCCAGGTTCACACCTTCACTTAACAAGCCCTCCTTTGGAGTTTGTGAAGTTTACCTGCGCTGTTTTCCACTTGGCCACCGAGTATCAGGTTGAGGTTGGTCTCCTTAAGCGGAATGCTTTGGACTTCGTCGGAGTCCGAGAATTTGCAGACGCGGCCAAGTTCCGTAACCCATGTGAGCCACTGAAACTAGCCAATGTCCCCTGCAAGAATTGCGACGCTCTCAAGGACTTTGATTTTTGTCGTGATTCGGACCTTTTCCCTGTGAGCTCTCTGGATGGCCACAGGGCCAGATGGACTTGTTCGAGCTGCTCAGGAGAGTACGACCGCGTCGCTATCGAGATGACTTTGATAGGGATGGTGTATAATCTGGAGCGGACATTTGCACAACAGGACCTGCGATGTGCCAAATGTAAGCAAGTGAGGTCGGATAACGTGTCGAGATGGTGCCATTGCTCAGGAGCGTATCAGTTGACTTTGAGTAAGGCAGATGTTAAGAGAAGGCTTAAAACAATTGTCAATGTGGCTATCGTACATGGATTAGGGCGATTGAAG GATTGCGCCCAGGCCATGCTGGCAGACTGGTAA
- a CDS encoding uncharacterized protein (antiSMASH:Cluster_3.6): protein MDPPLPLLLSYFVFFSVYWLSLTQPKRSLSRQLSFLLQVCTAYPIFCSNLTTGNSVIDYTLGSFVFSFLLNAFAWSFLTDVPVPKRTSINPNTTESETRTYELSLEQAARLVISPRGIGWSHEPTLALPPRPNALVSRSHFILRQLGMALMNLLILDLVYACMWNVPCFHIGGPTIGDASYGLLGRCRNILLFAISAIASMTTAYHFISAFCLAIQISEPQNCPSFYGDFTKAYTLRGFWGRSWHQLLRPIIMPYIRFLAADIFHFPRGTKCYEVTMLYAGFLLTGVMHQVGDLMMHRNISAGGSIVFFPLQAFGITLESIVIGCLPKATPGWVRTAVGYVWVLSWFTWCAPIYVDPLLQGGLLDNGPRFSLTSGLLKGEWVPQPATYSTKIF from the exons ATGGACCCACCTCTCCCTCTGCTACTATCATACTTTGTGTTCTTTTCTGTCTACTGGCTCTCTCTCACTCAACCAAAACGCTCGCTGTCCCGCCAATTATCTTTTCTTCTCCAAGTCTGCACCGCTTATCCAATTTTCTGCTCTAACTTGACCACTGGAAATTCGGTTATCGATTACACGCTTGGTTCTTTCGTATTTAGCTTTCTGCTAAACGCTTTCGCATGGTCCTTCTTGACCGACGTGCCAGTACCAAAGCGGACCTCCATAAATCCAAACACCACCGAGTCGGAAACCCGTACTTATGAACTTTCCCTTGAACAAGCTGCACGACTGGTAATTTCACCACGTGGGATTGGTTGGTCTCATGAACCTACCCTAGCCCTTCCACCTCGTCCGAACGCCTTAGTATCACGTTCCCATTTCATATTGAGGCAATTGGGAATGGCATTAATGAACCTACTCATTCTCGACCTGGTCTACGCCTGCATGTGGAACGTGCCCTGTTTCCACATAGGTGGCCCAACGATCGGGGATGCCTCCTATGGATTATTGGGAAGATGTCGAAACATCCTGCTTTTTGCCATATCTGCCATCGCCTCAATGACTACCGCGTATCATTTCATATCAGCATTTTGCCTCGCTATACAAATTTCCGAACCACAAAATTGTCCTTCATTCTACGGAGATTTCACCAAGGCGTACACGCTCCGTGGGTTTTGGGG CCGCTCTTGGCACCAACTACTGCGTCCT ATTATCATGCCATACATACGTTTTCTAGCCGCCGATATATTTCATTTCCCGAGAGGTACAAAGTGTTACGAAGTGACCATGCTCTATGCCGGATTTCTTCTGACCGGGGTCATGCACCAAGTCGGAGACTTGATGATGCATCGCAATATCTCCGCTGGAGGAAGCATCGTCTTCTTTCCGTTGCAGGCCTTTGGGATCACTCTTGAATCAATTGTGATTGGTTGTCTACCGAAGGCGACTCCTGGTTGGGTGAGAACGGCAGTCGGATATGTATGGGTGCTCTCTTGGTTCACTTGGTGTGCACCGATATATGTGGATCCACTCCTCCAGGGTGGTCTACTGGATAATGGACCTCGTTTCAGTTTGACCTCGGGACTACTGAAGGGCGAGTGGGTGCCTCAACCCGCGACCTATTCGACTAAAATCTTTTAA